CAATCGTTTTGCAGTTATTATTGCTGATGTGGCTGGAAATGGAACTTCGGCAGCCTTTTATATGGCTCAAATGAAAGGGATTTTTCATAGTCTGGTACGTTTAGATTTAAGTCCAGACTTATTTATGGAATATGCCAATAACGCACTTAGTTCTTGTCTTGAACCTCGTCTTTTCATAACAGCAACTTATCTTATCATTGACACAGAAAAACGAAAGATATATTCTTCTCGTGCAGGTCATTGTCCTACACTTTACTACAATGCTAGAGAAGAAAAAGCAGATTTTTTAGATGAAAAAGGTATTGGTTTAGGGATAATCAGAAATGGAACGTATGGAAAACATGCACAAGTTTCTATTTTTGACTACGAAGAAGGAGATATTTTCTTTCTCTATACTGATGGAATCAATGAAGCTCGTCATCCTGTTTCCAAAGAAGAATATGGATATGAGAGAATTAGAAATTTTGTAGAGGAAAATGCTCATTGCAATGTTGCACAGATTGCAGAATTAGTCATTGATGATATTTATCAGTTTATAGAAGGAGACGCCCTACACGATGACTATACAGTAATGGTGATGCGTTTTGATTAACTCAAAGTATTGTTCTAAAAACCATTTTTATCTAACTTTGATAAATTTTTATTTTTTTTAAGAAGTAAGAGAATAAGAAAAACACAAATACAATCAGAATAATTTTAATTACTTTATCAATAGAGAATAGAACTTAGTATTTATTTTCGTAGCTATATGTAATACAAGATATTACAAATAGTTTTGAAATACATATATTTATGGAATTTGCCCCTTTATCATCTTGGTTTCCAGAAAACTCAAACTGGAATACAGACAAAAAACCTTTGTTTATAGCAGGTCCTTGTAGCGCAGAAACGCCAGAGCAACTCATGGAGACGTGTAAAGATATTGCTAAAGACGACCGAATACAAGTCTTGAGAGCTGGAATTTGGAAGCCTCGCACACGCCCAGGTAGTTTTGAAGGCGTTGGAAAAATAGGCTTAGAATGGCTTTTAGATGTCAAAAAAGAAACTGGAAAGCTCATCACTACCGAAGTAGCCAAGCCAGAACATGTAGAAGAAGCACTCAAACACGAAGTAGATATTCTTTGGATTGGCGCAAGAAGTGTTGTAAATCCGTTTACAATGCAGGAAATTGCAGATTCACTCAAAGGAATTGATATTCCAGTAATTGTAAAAAACCCTATCAATCCAGATGTTGCTCTTTGGATGGGAGGAATTGAGCGAATCTATCAAGCTGGAATCAATAAAATGGCTGCTTTGCATCGTGGTTTTTCTAGTTATGGAAATACAAAATATCGTAACGAACCGATGTGGCAGTTAGCTATCGAAACAAAAAGTAAATTGCCTACATTGCCTCTTCTCTGCGACCCAAGCCACATTGGAGGAAAAAGAGAGCTTATCTATCCTCTTTCACAGAAAGCGATGGATTTAAACTATGAAGGTTTGATGATAGAAACACACCGTAGCCCAGACGATGCGTGGAGTGATGCCAAACAACAAGTTACGCCAAGTCGTTTAGCTGAAATTTTGGATAAAATTGTGATACGTACAGGAAACCTAGAAACCTTAGAGAAGGCTGGTCTTTCTGATAAATTGCAAGACCTTCGTACTCAAATTGATAAAATTGATAGAGAAGTAGTAGAAAATTTTGTGGCTCGCTTAGAACTTGTAAAACAAATTGGAGATTATAAAAGAGAAAATAATTTACCAGTTTTTCAATTAGAACGTTGGCAAAAAGTATTTGAAAGCCGTCCAGAATGGGCAGAAACGATGGATATCAATCCAGACTTTGTTTCAGCAGTCTTCAAACTCATTCACGACGAATCTATACGCATTCAAACAGAACGAAAAGAAGATTTTTAAAGCTATGAGATAACAAACCAATTACTCTAAATGTAATTGGTTTTTTTTATTGGATAAGTATGTTTGCTAATTTAGTATAGTTTTCTTTATTTAGAAACCTTCAAAATAAGAAAAAAACTATAATCACATATTGCAATGCTATTTTTTGAGACGTACCTTTGAATAGGTTTTATTTTCTTGGGTTAGAAGTGCATAAATGGCTAAATAAAAGTTATATTTATAGCATAACTAAGCATATTTAAACCAAACAAAATAAGTAACCAATCATTTATTTTGTATTCCAAATTAGCATTTACCCTAATTATTTTTAATCAAATTTCTAATCAACTTAACCATTCTTTCTATGAATTGGATTATACGTACCCTCACAAGTAGCATCGGTAGGAAAGTATTGATGTCGCTAACAGGGTTATTCTTAGTAACTTTTCTGATTGTTCATATGTCTGGAAACTTCCAACTTCTTATTCCAGATATTGCTAGTGCGAGTGAGAAGTTTAATGTCTATGCTGTCTTTATGACAACATTTCCTCTTATCAAAATAACTTCTTATTTATTGTATGGCTCTATTGTTTTACACGCTTTGGTAGCTCTTTTTCTTACCCTGCAAAACAAAAAAGCTCGCCCAACAGGCTATGCTGTTAGTGGTGATTCCGAAAAATCTTGGGCATCTCGCAATATGGGTATTTTAGGCTCTATTTTATTGTTCTTCATCATTATGCACATGGGTCAGTTTTGGTTTCAATATCATTTTGGAGGAAACCAACCTGTGATGGAAATAGATGGTGTAGCTTACAAAAACTTGTATGCTTTGGTAGCCACGACACTTTCTGTATGGTGGTTTGCAGCTTTGTATCTTGTAAGTATGCTTGCTGTAGGAATGCACTTGTGGCACGGTTTCCAAAGTGGCTTCCAAACACTCGGCTTAAATCACAAAAAATATACTCCACTCATTTCGGCAGCAAGCAAAGCATTAGCAATTTTGTTCATTGTAGGTTTTTCTTCTATGCCACTTGCTATGTTGGCTCAATTTGGCGTTGCGAACAGTATTGATGAGGCAGCAGATAACGTGAGAAATAAGTTTGATAAAAAACAGATAGAGTGGAAAACATCTGACTGGTCAAGTCTAGAGCCAAATACGCCTTGGGAAAATGTAAAAGAAAGTATTGCTGAATAATTTGTATCTTAATAAAAATTCTAAATTAAGGTAGATTTTAAAACCTTTAGAACAAACAAGTTATTCAATAGTGTAAAGTTGTTTCAAAAGATTCAATTCAAATTGAACTAATATTTAATAGTAGCGTATTTCTTTAAAATACAACTAAAAAAAACAATTATGTCAGAACTTAATTCAAAAATCCCAGAAGGCTCAATCGGCGAAAAGTGGGACAAACATAAATTTAATATTCGCTTAGTAAACCCTGCCAACAAACGTAAATATACTATTATCGTTGTCGGAACAGGGCTTGCAGGCGCATCAGCAGCAGCTTCTTTAGCAGAGCTTGGCTACAACGTAAAAGCATTTACTTTCCACGATAGTCCACGTAGAGCGCACTCTATCGCAGCACAAGGAGGAATCAATGCAGCCAAAAACTATCAGAACGATGGCGATAGTGTATATCGTCTGTTTTATGATACTGTAAAAGGTGGAGACTACCGTTCAAGAGAAGGAAATGTTCACCGTTTGGCACAAGTAAGTGTTAATATTATTGACCAATGTGTAGCACAAGGTGTTCCATTTGCTCGTGAGTATGGTGGAATGTTGGATAACCGTTCTTTTGGTGGAGCTTTGGTTTCACGTACTTTTTATGCAAAAGGACAGACAGGACAGCAGCTTCTTTTAGGAGCATATTCTGCACTTAGCCGTCAAGTAGCGACAGGTAAAGTAGAAATGTTTACTCGTACAGAAATGCTTGATGTTGTCAAAATTGATGGAAAAGCAAGAGGAATCGTAACTCGTAATTTGGTAACTGGAGAAATTGAATCTCACGCAGGACATGCTGTTTTGCTTTGTACAGGTGGATATTCAAATGTATTTTTCCTTTCTACTAATGCTATGGCTTGTAACGCTACGGCAGCTTGGAGAGCGCACAAAAAAGGAGCTTATTTTGCAAACCCTTGTTACACGCAAATTCACCCAACTTGTATTCCAGTTTCTGGCGACCACCAATCAAAACTAACTTTGATGTCAGAATCGCTTCGTAACGACGGACGTGTATGGGTACCACGCAATCCAGAAGATAAAAACAAAAATCCAAACGATATTGCTGATAAAGACCGTTTCTATTATTTGGAAGAAAAATATCCAACATTTGGTAATCTTGTTCCTCGTGATGTGGCTTCAAGAAATGCAAAATATGTTTGTGATGAAGGTTTGGGAGTAGGAGCAACTGGAAAAGCTGTTTACCTTGATTTTAGAGATGCTATCAAGAGAGATGGAAAGAAATATGTAGAAGACAAGTATGGTAACCTCTTCGATATGTATAAGCAAATTACAGACGAAGACCCATACAAAGTGCCAATGAAGATTTATCCAGCTCCTCACTATACAATGGGAGGTCTTTGGGTAGATTACAACCTCATGACAAATGTGGATGGATTGTATGCACTTGGAGAAGCGAATTTCTCTGACCACGGTGCAAACCGTTTGGGAGCAAGTGCCTTAATGCAAGGTTTGGCAGATGGTTATTTTGTAGCTCCTTATACAGTTGGGGATTATTTAGCAACACAGCCTTACAAAGTAGAAGATACATCTCATGAAGCCTTTGCGCAAGCAGAAGCAGAGGTAAAAGATAGAATTAAGCAAGTAATGAGCGTAGATGGTAGTCAAACACCAGACGAAATTCATAAGAAATTAGGTCGTATTATGTGGGAGTATTGTGGAATGTCTCGTAATGCAGATGGTTTGAAACTAGCTCGTACCGAAATTCAGAAACTACGTGAAGAGTTTTGGAATGATGTGAAAGTTGTTGGAACAGACAATCAACTCAATGCAGAACTTGAAAAAGCTCTTCGTATTGCTGACTTCTTAGAGCTTGGTGAACTTATGATTATCGATGCCCTAGATAGAAATGAATCTTGTGGAGGTCACTTCAGAGAGGAATATGAAATCAATGGCGAAGCAAAGCGTGATGATGAAAATTATTCTTACGTAGCTGCTTGGGAATATCCAAGAGATAGTAAAGCAGAGTTTATGACAGGCGACCCAGTTCTTCATAAAGAAGAATTAGTCTTTGAAAATGTCAAACTTACACAGCGTAGTTATAAATAATTTAACAATAATAATAAACCTATAAGGTTTCAGAAACCTTATAGGTTTAATAAAAAATATAAAAATTATGGCAGAACAACATAATTCATATAAAATAAAAGTTTGGAGACAAGCCAATGCAAATGCAAAAGGTGAGTTCAAAACCTATACATTAGACGGTGTTTCGACAGATATGTCTTTCCTTGAAATGATGGATATGTTAAACGAAACTTTAGTACGAAAAGGCGAAGATCCAGTAAGTTTCGATCACGATTGTCGTGAGGGAATTTGTGGTTCTTGTGCAATGTACATCAATGGACATCCACATGGAAACGTTCGTGGTGTTACTACGTGTCAGCTTCACATGCGTTCTTTTCCAAACAACACAACTATTACCATCGAACCTTGGAGAGCAAAGGCATTTCCAGTAATTAAAGATTTGAGTGTTAATAGAAGTGCTTTTGATAGAATCATTCAGTCAGGAGGTTATATTTCTGTAAATACAGGAAATGCTCGTGATGCTAACGAGATGCCAATTCCTAAAGAAATTGCTGATGAGGCATTCAATGCAGCAGCGTGTATCGGTTGTGGTGCTTGTGTGGCAGCGTGTAAAAATGCTTCGGCTATGCTTTTTGTTTCTGCTAAAGTTTCACAGCTTGCACTTCTTCCACAAGGAAAATCAGAAGCGAAAAAGCGTGCTGAAAATATGGTAGCTCAAATGGATGAGGAAGGCTTTGGCTCATGTACAAATACAGGTGCATGTTCGGCAGAGTGTCCAAAACTTATCGGACAAGAACATATTGCTCGTTTGAATAGAGAATACTTGACAGCAAAAGCATCTTCTGATTATGTAGAGTAGTTATAAAATTTACTCTTTAGAATCAGAACATCAATAGAAAATCAAGTTTTTATCAAGAAAACCAATGCAAATCTCTTTTGCATTGGTTTTTTTCGTATATTATTCAATAAAATTATGAACCCATCTCTTACAACATCACAACTTAGAAAAGTATTTTATTTAGCTTTGTCTCTATGGTCAATAGCTATTTTTGTCAATGTTTTGACCCTGTTAAATATAGATGTGGCAGACAGTTTTCCATTTGTTTGGGGACTTCATCTTGGTATTTTTGCTATTATATTGCCCATTATACTTAGCCAAGCAGGAAACATAAAGCATCAAAATACTAACAAAAAACAGAAATTAAATCTAATTTCTGTTTTTAAAGGCGCTCCTATTTGGCTGCCAATAATAGTTGTGGGGAGTATTTTATATGCTATAATTGGCTTTTTTGTTTTTAATGATGGTTCTTTAGGAGGCACAGCAGATTTCAGAGATGGACAGTATATAGTTCATAATCGTGGAACATTTGTCAAAACGATTACCAAAGAACAGTATCACATATACAATGCTGAAGTACTACAAGGCTTTTCAATAGTGTGGATTTGGTTTTATGGATTAGGAGCAGCTATGTTGCATAAAATTATTAGAATGAGAAAGAGTAGTGATGAGAAAAGCATCACAAATGATATATCATAAGTTTTTACACAAAAGGTGAATTAAGACTTATCAGATTTTTCTTCTGGCTTTTTTTCAAAATTTACTCCTTCATAAATATCTTTCAAAGAAATTTCTACCATTTGGTTGTTGGGTAGTTACAAAGTGAGTTTTTTATCTATTCCTTCTAATGTAGTTATGCTCCAAAGAGAAGTATTTTTGTCTTCTTTATTTGTTTCAGAACTTTCCCTTCTTGAAAAAATATCTATCTGTGGTTTATCTTGTTCTATCAATACATAATGAAGAAACGAAGGAATTTGTCGGTAGGCTTGAAATTTATCACCTCTATCATAACCCGTAGTAGATTTAAATAAAACTTCAAAAATAACAACTGGATTAGTAATAGCATCTTTATAGTCATCTGCAATTTCAAAGTTTCCACAAACAATCATTGCATCTGGATAAACATATTTATTTTTATATTTTATCCACAATTTCATATCATTATTGATAGGCTTACAAGACTTACCTTTTAAAGATATTCCTACTTCTACAAAGAGACTTGACCCAATTACACTATGAGGAATAGAACCTCTAGACATAGCATAGACTTGTTCGTTATGGTATGCGTATTTTTGGTTGTTTTATTCTTCTAATTTAATATATTCTTCTACGGTTAGCTTTTCGTTGAATTGATAGTTTGTCTGTGCTGTCATTTTCTTAGTGATAGTATATTTAAGTAGTTAGCTGGTATAATTTTGTTATTTTCAAAAGCTAGTGCAATTTTATAAAAAGTTGAATTTTAACTTTGTCAAGGGTCTTTTCGAAGAAAAAAACAGACCTTGACAATAGTTTTTATAAACTAAATTGTACTACTCAACTACTTAAGATACGAAATAAAAATTAGTATAGTTCTTCTAAGGTAAAAATGTCTTTCCTCATTCTTTCTCTTGTCTCTTAGAGTATAAAGGAACGTTTTTTATGCTTGTTGAGTTCTAAAACGGAATTTATGCAATTAAGCAACCCATCTAATATGAAAGTTTTTTACAACAAGCAGCAGACTGTTTCATCATTTATTAAAAATTCGCCAAGTGCAGCAAAGCCAAAGCTTGTTGTACAATCTTGGAAAAATTTAGGTTATCCTGTTGAGATAATGAAAGTTCGCCCTTCAAGCGTAGATGAATTGTGTTTGGCTCATAATCCTTCCTATGTACGAGGAATTTTGAAGGGACAAATTAAAAATGGATTTGACAATAAAAATAAAGAAATAGCGAAGAGTCTGTTGTGGACTACTGGAAGCTTTGTCAGTGCAGCTACTTATGCTTACCAACATCGTGAGTCGACATTTTCTCCTACTTCTGGTTTTCATCATGCCCATTACGACCAAG
The sequence above is a segment of the Bernardetia sp. genome. Coding sequences within it:
- a CDS encoding chorismate mutase, whose amino-acid sequence is MEFAPLSSWFPENSNWNTDKKPLFIAGPCSAETPEQLMETCKDIAKDDRIQVLRAGIWKPRTRPGSFEGVGKIGLEWLLDVKKETGKLITTEVAKPEHVEEALKHEVDILWIGARSVVNPFTMQEIADSLKGIDIPVIVKNPINPDVALWMGGIERIYQAGINKMAALHRGFSSYGNTKYRNEPMWQLAIETKSKLPTLPLLCDPSHIGGKRELIYPLSQKAMDLNYEGLMIETHRSPDDAWSDAKQQVTPSRLAEILDKIVIRTGNLETLEKAGLSDKLQDLRTQIDKIDREVVENFVARLELVKQIGDYKRENNLPVFQLERWQKVFESRPEWAETMDINPDFVSAVFKLIHDESIRIQTERKEDF
- a CDS encoding succinate dehydrogenase/fumarate reductase iron-sulfur subunit, with the translated sequence MAEQHNSYKIKVWRQANANAKGEFKTYTLDGVSTDMSFLEMMDMLNETLVRKGEDPVSFDHDCREGICGSCAMYINGHPHGNVRGVTTCQLHMRSFPNNTTITIEPWRAKAFPVIKDLSVNRSAFDRIIQSGGYISVNTGNARDANEMPIPKEIADEAFNAAACIGCGACVAACKNASAMLFVSAKVSQLALLPQGKSEAKKRAENMVAQMDEEGFGSCTNTGACSAECPKLIGQEHIARLNREYLTAKASSDYVE
- a CDS encoding succinate dehydrogenase cytochrome b subunit, coding for MNWIIRTLTSSIGRKVLMSLTGLFLVTFLIVHMSGNFQLLIPDIASASEKFNVYAVFMTTFPLIKITSYLLYGSIVLHALVALFLTLQNKKARPTGYAVSGDSEKSWASRNMGILGSILLFFIIMHMGQFWFQYHFGGNQPVMEIDGVAYKNLYALVATTLSVWWFAALYLVSMLAVGMHLWHGFQSGFQTLGLNHKKYTPLISAASKALAILFIVGFSSMPLAMLAQFGVANSIDEAADNVRNKFDKKQIEWKTSDWSSLEPNTPWENVKESIAE
- a CDS encoding fumarate reductase/succinate dehydrogenase flavoprotein subunit, which produces MSELNSKIPEGSIGEKWDKHKFNIRLVNPANKRKYTIIVVGTGLAGASAAASLAELGYNVKAFTFHDSPRRAHSIAAQGGINAAKNYQNDGDSVYRLFYDTVKGGDYRSREGNVHRLAQVSVNIIDQCVAQGVPFAREYGGMLDNRSFGGALVSRTFYAKGQTGQQLLLGAYSALSRQVATGKVEMFTRTEMLDVVKIDGKARGIVTRNLVTGEIESHAGHAVLLCTGGYSNVFFLSTNAMACNATAAWRAHKKGAYFANPCYTQIHPTCIPVSGDHQSKLTLMSESLRNDGRVWVPRNPEDKNKNPNDIADKDRFYYLEEKYPTFGNLVPRDVASRNAKYVCDEGLGVGATGKAVYLDFRDAIKRDGKKYVEDKYGNLFDMYKQITDEDPYKVPMKIYPAPHYTMGGLWVDYNLMTNVDGLYALGEANFSDHGANRLGASALMQGLADGYFVAPYTVGDYLATQPYKVEDTSHEAFAQAEAEVKDRIKQVMSVDGSQTPDEIHKKLGRIMWEYCGMSRNADGLKLARTEIQKLREEFWNDVKVVGTDNQLNAELEKALRIADFLELGELMIIDALDRNESCGGHFREEYEINGEAKRDDENYSYVAAWEYPRDSKAEFMTGDPVLHKEELVFENVKLTQRSYK